A genome region from Psychrobacter jeotgali includes the following:
- the hemG gene encoding menaquinone-dependent protoporphyrinogen IX dehydrogenase: MNNTLLLYSTTDGHTIKIIERMAARLKQQAFDVQMMPIAQATQAQIARADKIVVGASVRYGKHKKEVNQFIDTYIASLNSKPSAFFSVNVVARKAEKNTSETNPYLQKFLSKIEWQPALLGVFGGMLAYPEYGLVDKTMIRLIMKMTDGPTDPDTVIDYTDWEKVDKFADKVAALSL, encoded by the coding sequence ATGAACAACACGCTTTTACTTTATTCCACCACCGATGGTCATACCATCAAGATTATCGAGCGGATGGCGGCCAGATTAAAACAGCAAGCATTTGATGTGCAAATGATGCCTATTGCGCAGGCTACCCAAGCGCAAATCGCGCGCGCGGACAAAATTGTGGTGGGCGCCAGCGTGCGCTATGGGAAGCATAAAAAAGAGGTAAATCAATTTATTGATACGTATATTGCGTCATTAAATAGCAAGCCGAGTGCGTTTTTTAGCGTCAATGTAGTAGCCCGTAAAGCCGAAAAAAACACCTCCGAGACCAATCCGTATCTACAAAAGTTCTTGAGTAAAATTGAATGGCAACCAGCGCTGCTTGGGGTGTTTGGAGGGATGCTGGCTTATCCAGAATATGGGTTGGTGGATAAAACCATGATTCGCCTGATTATGAAAATGACCGACGGCCCAACTGATCCCGATACTGTCATTGACTATACCGATTGGGAAAAAGTCGATAAGTTCGCGGATAAGGTCGCAGCTTTATCTTTATAG
- a CDS encoding NADPH-dependent 2,4-dienoyl-CoA reductase, which produces MSASTTDTSNASNDNSIDVANTTDHYPHLFEPLDLGFTTLKNRLVMGSMHTGLEDRFYNYGKLAAYFAERAKGGVAMMITGGISPNREGWLLPAGGTMNTRMDVINHQRVTRAAHKYDSKIIMQILHSGRYGYHPFIVSSSPIKSPITPFKPRKMSIKNIEQTVEDYARSAKLAKQAGYDGVEIMGSEGYLLNQFLSNHVNKRSDQYGGDIHARMKFAVDVVKAVRKAVGEDFIIVFRLSVIDLVKDGNTMEEVIIVAKALEEAGVTIMNTGIGWHEARVPTIVTSVPRAAFVDYTSEVKKHINIPMMAANRINMPDTAEDIVASGQADMIQMARPFLADPNWVNKAKKGQADRINTCIACNQACLDHTFENKRSTCLVNPQACYETELVYKKTKNPKKVAVVGGGVAGMSAAHVAALRGHEVTLFEAKDILGGQFNYAKVIPGKEEFFETIRYYINELNHLGVTIKRNTKVDKAMLEKAKFQHVIVATGVVPRSLEGKLEGAELPQVISYAELLSGEKSVGDTVAIIGAGGIGFDVSEYLTARHGQPLDELGPETLKDPTYRPEPQSVDEWREEWGVSNDPDYQTEGGLIKPDDITPVRQVYLMQRTKGRLGRGLNKTTGWVHRAHVRSHGVIQVSGAQYEKITNEGVWITNNQGQSQLLRVDSVVVCAGQESVSDLMPNVGDAPDAQYHLIGGAKLAAELDAKRAIREGAEVAVGI; this is translated from the coding sequence GCCAGCAACGATAACAGCATCGACGTTGCCAATACTACCGATCACTATCCGCATTTGTTTGAGCCATTAGATTTGGGCTTTACTACGCTCAAAAATCGCTTGGTTATGGGCTCCATGCATACCGGGCTTGAGGACCGTTTTTATAACTACGGCAAGCTTGCTGCTTATTTTGCTGAGCGCGCCAAAGGCGGCGTAGCGATGATGATTACCGGCGGTATCTCACCCAACCGTGAAGGCTGGCTGTTACCTGCTGGCGGTACCATGAATACCAGAATGGACGTCATCAACCATCAGCGTGTCACTCGTGCTGCGCATAAATATGACAGCAAAATCATTATGCAAATTTTGCACAGTGGTCGTTATGGTTATCATCCGTTTATCGTTTCCTCAAGTCCGATTAAGTCGCCTATTACACCGTTTAAACCCCGTAAAATGAGCATCAAAAACATTGAGCAAACGGTCGAAGATTACGCGCGCTCAGCCAAACTTGCTAAGCAAGCCGGTTATGACGGCGTGGAGATCATGGGCTCAGAAGGCTATCTGCTCAATCAGTTTTTGTCCAACCACGTTAACAAGCGCAGTGATCAGTACGGCGGCGATATCCATGCGCGTATGAAGTTCGCCGTCGATGTGGTCAAAGCGGTGCGTAAGGCAGTTGGTGAGGATTTTATTATTGTATTCCGCTTATCTGTGATTGATCTGGTCAAAGACGGCAATACGATGGAGGAAGTTATCATCGTCGCCAAAGCTTTAGAAGAGGCAGGCGTTACCATCATGAATACCGGTATTGGCTGGCATGAAGCGCGGGTACCGACCATCGTTACTAGCGTTCCCCGTGCCGCCTTTGTTGATTATACAAGCGAGGTCAAAAAGCACATCAACATCCCGATGATGGCCGCCAACCGTATCAATATGCCCGATACCGCAGAGGATATCGTCGCCAGTGGTCAGGCCGATATGATTCAGATGGCGCGTCCCTTCCTTGCCGATCCTAACTGGGTTAATAAAGCCAAAAAAGGTCAAGCGGATCGTATCAACACCTGTATCGCCTGTAACCAAGCTTGTCTGGATCACACCTTTGAGAATAAACGCTCAACTTGTCTGGTCAATCCACAAGCCTGCTATGAGACTGAGCTGGTTTATAAGAAAACCAAAAACCCGAAAAAAGTTGCAGTAGTCGGCGGCGGCGTGGCTGGTATGTCAGCGGCGCATGTCGCTGCGCTGCGTGGTCATGAGGTAACGTTATTTGAAGCCAAAGATATCTTGGGCGGGCAGTTTAACTACGCCAAAGTTATCCCGGGCAAAGAAGAGTTCTTTGAAACTATTCGCTACTATATCAACGAGCTGAATCACTTAGGTGTCACCATCAAACGTAATACTAAAGTCGATAAAGCCATGTTAGAGAAAGCTAAATTCCAGCATGTTATTGTTGCCACTGGCGTGGTGCCGAGAAGTTTAGAAGGCAAGTTGGAAGGAGCTGAGCTACCACAAGTGATCAGCTATGCTGAACTGCTCTCTGGCGAGAAGTCTGTAGGCGATACCGTCGCCATCATTGGCGCAGGCGGTATTGGCTTTGACGTTAGCGAATACCTCACCGCCCGTCATGGACAGCCTCTTGATGAGCTTGGCCCTGAGACTCTAAAAGATCCCACTTACCGCCCAGAGCCACAGTCTGTTGACGAATGGCGTGAAGAGTGGGGTGTCAGTAATGATCCTGATTACCAAACTGAGGGTGGTCTTATCAAACCCGATGACATCACTCCAGTGCGCCAAGTTTATCTCATGCAGCGTACTAAAGGCCGCTTAGGCCGTGGACTTAACAAAACCACTGGCTGGGTACACCGTGCGCATGTTAGGTCACACGGCGTTATCCAAGTATCGGGAGCACAGTACGAAAAAATCACGAATGAAGGTGTTTGGATAACCAACAATCAAGGTCAAAGCCAGCTATTACGTGTCGATAGCGTGGTGGTCTGCGCCGGTCAAGAGTCGGTGAGTGATCTGATGCCAAACGTTGGCGATGCGCCAGATGCCCAGTATCATCTGATCGGTGGTGCAAAATTAGCGGCAGAGCTGGATGCTAAACGTGCCATTCGTGAAGGGGCAGAGGTCGCGGTTGGGATTTAG
- a CDS encoding amphi-Trp domain-containing protein, producing MGKETRLFKSKERKSREEVVTFLHELADKISTGAVTLSQGTEELQLELPENLVLEVQVEDEEKKTKGTEHSLEVELKWYDNDQSAAALKLK from the coding sequence ATGGGTAAAGAAACCAGATTATTTAAAAGTAAAGAAAGAAAATCTAGAGAAGAGGTGGTTACCTTTTTACATGAATTGGCGGACAAAATCTCAACCGGAGCAGTGACCCTAAGCCAAGGCACAGAAGAGCTGCAGTTAGAGTTGCCAGAGAATCTTGTCTTGGAAGTTCAGGTCGAGGACGAAGAGAAAAAAACCAAGGGTACTGAGCACAGCCTTGAGGTTGAGCTAAAATGGTATGACAACGACCAATCAGCAGCTGCTTTAAAACTTAAGTAA